The nucleotide sequence GCCCCCTATGGTCTAGGAAGGTACCTATCGAAAGAGCTGCAAATGCTGCTTGGTCTAGAGCCCAGGGAGTGAATGTAGATTCCCCCAGTTCAATAATTTGTGTATATGCTTTTTCTACCAAATTAATTGATCTTGATTTTTTTCTTATTATTTGAGCAAGATTAACCGCTGCTTTTGTTCCTAATTCTTTAGCAATAATATTATCTAATGACTTAGATAGATCGATTGCTTTACGGTATGAAATACGCGCCTTATCAATTTGATCTGTAGATTCAAATTTTTGTCCTTCAAATATACATTTATGAATATCAGAGGTACTAGATAATATTATATTATGGTCATGGATCTGTTGAAAAATTTTCTCTTTTTCAACAGAATTGTTTTTTGATTCATACCAACTTAGTAGGCTTTGACAACCTTGAATGCTTGTTTGTATCCCAGATATAGTTTTAGAAGAAATTCCATATTGAATACTTTTTTTCATCAGGGTTTCAAAACGATTATAATTTTCGAGCCTTCCCTCATAGTTTGCAATATTAAAATAAGCTCGAGAAGCGATATAGAGTCCCTCAGGATTATTGGAGAGAATACCTATTTTGGCTGCTCTATTGTGCATATGAATACTAGATGTGAAATTATTTTCCTGGTTATACCAAAGTCCTAATTCAAAGCATGCCATTGAGCTAAACATGACCCCCAATGAGCTTTTAGATTTAAGTCCATAGTGTATGGAATTCATATAATGTTTTTTGTAATCTGAGTATTTTTGTATAGAGGATTCAAGATTTCCAATATTAAAAAAAGCACAAGATAAAAAACCTAAGTCTTCAGAACTATTTTTTTGTGGGATTAATCTAGAGGCTTCTTTAAACGCTTCAAGAGAATCTGTGAATCGTTGTAAAAGTTTTAGCGAATTTCCTTTTTCTATTATTGCACGAAGATTTTTCGGGTGTGTTGAAAGCTGTAAAGAGGCTATTTCTAAATCCTCACTTGGATTATTCAGACCTGAAAATGAAGGACCTATCGATGAAAAAATTGCTTTATTTAATAATTTATTTACTGACATTAGTATAATTTTCTTTTGATTAACATATACTGTCAATCTTTTCATCGATTAATTAATATAATATTGATATATTGTCATAGTTGATTAATATTTTAATTTGAGCAAATTTCAGGAGGGTATATATGTCAAACGAAGGAAGTTTGAACCCTGAGTCTGTTTTATCGCAACTGAAATCCAACAATATTACACATGTTGTATGGCTTCCTGATAGTGAGACTAATTGGCTTTATTTGTTAATGAAAAACGAACCTACAATTGAATTGGTACCAGTGAGTAGAGAAGGGCAGGCTTTTTCAGTAGCTGCAGGATTATCTACTGGTGGTAAGAAGCCAGTTATATTGATACAAAATACAGGTTTATTAGAGTCAGGTGACTCTTTAAGAGGTTGGGGAATAGGACTCAAAACTCCTGTTGTAATGCTTATTGGTTACCGAGGCTGGACAAGGCATGGTAAGAATGCTTTTCATGATGTAGCAAAATTTACGGAACCCTTTCTTATTGCAATGGGTATAAATTACTATTTAGTAGAGAATGATGGAGATATAGATAGAATCACCTACGCCTTTGAAGAGGCCGATGAAAATAAAAAACCTGTTGCAGTATTAGTTGGTGATGAATATTCTAGTTGGAATTAATACATTATTTATAAGTATTAGGTAGGAAAAAGATGATTGATACGTTAGAAATGTTAAAAATATTCAAAAATTATCGAGGTAACAGTGTTGTAATACCAGGTAGAGGTGGTAAACATTGGGTTACACTAACAGATAATCCTTCAAGAGATATTCCTTTAGGAGATCCAGCAATGGGTGGTCATGCATCATATGCTTTTGGTTTGGCATTAGCAATTCCAGATGAAACAGTTGTTTTATTTGATTCTGAGGGTGACTTGTTAATGAATACTGGAGCACTTGCAACAATTGCAGACCTTGCACCTAAAAACTTCTATCATTTTCTTTTAGACAATGAATGTTATGCCACAACTGGTGGTCAGCCTGTACCTAATGCTCAAAAAGTTGACTATACTGGCTTAGCTCAAAGTATGGGGTACGGTTCAACTTATTTTATAGATAATTTAGAAGATTTTGATCAAAAAATTTCTGAAATATTGAGTCAAGATGGACCAGTATTTATACACCTAAAAATTAATCCTGAAATTGAAAACGTTCCTATTAATCAACGCGTCAGATGGCAAAACCGATCTTGGGATCAAGTTTTGAATGACGTTAAGTCAGAGTTATCAGTTAAGTAGAATTATAACAATGGTAAAACAGTTATATCACATAGATTCATATCTGAAAGACTTCGAGGCGGTAATAGAAAATGTTCTTCCGGAAGGTATAGTACTAGATCAAACCGCATTTTATCCTGGCGGAGGAGGCCAACCCTGTGATTATGGCGTATTAATTTCTAATGAAAAAGAATATAAAGTCGATAAAGTGCAATATGCCGAAGGAACTATTGTACACAAAGTTTTATCAGAGGGGTTGAAAATAGGCGATACTATTAATGCGACTATTGATTGGGACAGGAGATACAAACTTATGAGAACACACACAGCGCTTCATATTTTATGTGGAGTCGTCTGGCGTGATTTTGGCGCATTAGTTACTGGTGGGAATATGGAACCACTAAAAGCTAGAATGGATTTTGAATTAGAAAGTATGAGTACTGATTT is from SAR202 cluster bacterium and encodes:
- a CDS encoding alanyl-tRNA editing protein; amino-acid sequence: MVKQLYHIDSYLKDFEAVIENVLPEGIVLDQTAFYPGGGGQPCDYGVLISNEKEYKVDKVQYAEGTIVHKVLSEGLKIGDTINATIDWDRRYKLMRTHTALHILCGVVWRDFGALVTGGNMEPLKARMDFELESMSTDFAERVEEKINEEVANDHKIDINILPREEALKIPDLIRTKIDLLPKHISELRIVDIKSLDLQADGGTHVISTKEVGHISVVGHESKGKINKRLRIQIED